The following are encoded together in the Streptomyces rapamycinicus NRRL 5491 genome:
- a CDS encoding DMT family transporter, whose product MGELLAVASALCFGTTHFLSGLVSRHQHGVTVAACAQVGGTVVSLVPVLLTQGADAPPSALGWGALSGLGTGVGVACLYWSMNQGPMSVVVPVSDVTAVGLPVLAGIALLGDRPSPPALTGIALGLPALWLVSRGESREPCEWRGPRESHEPRGPRALRHGHGPGADRLSPAVVMALVAGVGLALHFFALARIPASAGWWPVVVSRAVSVAVILALFPVTGASLRLPRRAAVVAAVAGALGTLATILYLLATRQELLSVAVVLSALYPAVPVLLALTFLRERITRPQAVGLLGAGLAIGLIALN is encoded by the coding sequence ATGGGTGAGCTGCTGGCCGTCGCCTCGGCGCTCTGCTTCGGCACCACCCACTTCCTGAGCGGCCTGGTCTCCCGTCACCAGCACGGAGTGACGGTCGCGGCCTGTGCCCAGGTGGGCGGCACGGTGGTCAGCCTGGTCCCGGTGCTGCTCACCCAGGGCGCCGACGCCCCGCCGTCGGCCCTGGGCTGGGGCGCGCTCTCGGGCCTCGGTACCGGGGTGGGCGTGGCGTGCCTCTACTGGTCGATGAACCAGGGGCCGATGAGCGTCGTGGTGCCGGTCAGCGATGTCACGGCGGTGGGCCTGCCGGTGCTGGCGGGTATCGCCCTCCTCGGCGACCGCCCCTCGCCCCCGGCGCTCACCGGGATCGCGCTGGGGCTGCCCGCGCTGTGGCTGGTCTCGCGCGGCGAGTCGCGTGAGCCGTGTGAGTGGCGCGGGCCGCGTGAGTCGCATGAGCCGCGCGGGCCGCGCGCACTGCGGCACGGGCACGGGCCGGGCGCCGACCGGCTGAGTCCGGCCGTCGTCATGGCGCTGGTCGCCGGAGTGGGCCTGGCGCTGCACTTCTTCGCGCTCGCCCGGATACCGGCCTCGGCCGGATGGTGGCCGGTGGTGGTCAGCCGGGCCGTGTCGGTGGCCGTCATCCTGGCGCTGTTCCCGGTGACCGGCGCCTCCTTGCGGCTGCCCCGCCGGGCGGCCGTCGTGGCGGCGGTTGCGGGCGCGCTCGGCACCCTGGCGACGATCCTCTATCTGCTCGCCACCCGGCAGGAGTTGCTGTCCGTCGCCGTGGTGCTGTCCGCGCTCTATCCGGCGGTGCCGGTGCTGCTCGCGCTGACGTTCCTGCGGGAGCGGATCACCCGGCCCCAGGCCGTCGGGCTGCTCGGCGCGGGGCTGGCCATCGGGCTGATCGCCCTCAACTGA
- a CDS encoding MarR family winged helix-turn-helix transcriptional regulator: MHDERERVANLLGATALAITDDLLGAPAAASRLSMSAAAALIVLRATPGVSVTELGRRVGLTQSAAVRMVDGLERDALVERRRGIGNWTGVHPTTKGRRTADRLLTSRTSQLTGVLDGLGETEVRDLGALLAKLLDGLYQGSGSADRMCRLCDRTACTPDGVECPVGAADRAAAHAAAEDGARTDHG, from the coding sequence ATGCATGATGAGAGGGAACGCGTAGCGAATCTGCTGGGGGCCACGGCGCTGGCGATCACGGACGATCTGCTCGGCGCCCCGGCCGCCGCGTCCCGCCTGAGCATGAGCGCGGCCGCCGCGCTGATCGTGCTCCGCGCCACCCCCGGGGTGAGCGTGACCGAGCTCGGCCGCCGGGTGGGGCTCACCCAGTCCGCGGCGGTGCGCATGGTCGACGGGCTGGAGCGGGACGCCCTGGTCGAGCGGCGGCGCGGCATCGGCAACTGGACCGGGGTCCACCCCACCACCAAGGGCCGGCGGACCGCGGACCGGCTGCTGACCTCGCGGACCTCCCAGCTCACCGGGGTGCTGGACGGCCTCGGCGAGACGGAGGTCCGCGACCTCGGCGCACTGCTGGCGAAGCTGCTCGACGGGCTCTACCAGGGCAGCGGCTCGGCCGACCGGATGTGCCGGCTGTGCGACCGGACCGCCTGCACCCCGGACGGCGTGGAGTGCCCGGTCGGGGCCGCGGACCGGGCGGCGGCCCACGCGGCGGCCGAGGACGGGGCCCGTACGGACCATGGGTGA